Proteins co-encoded in one Osmerus mordax isolate fOsmMor3 chromosome 11, fOsmMor3.pri, whole genome shotgun sequence genomic window:
- the LOC136951985 gene encoding guanylate cyclase soluble subunit beta-2-like — MSAPFRLNCSSTFQCNLVESMYGFINTCLKSLVVEKFGEKTWVKLRDEAGVQDTFLTYEVYPDDITMRLVSEACKLLDVKPEVVLRQFGEYFFEFCKRSGYDHMLRTLGGSLFEFIENLDALHSYLALSYKEMNAPSFRVERNLEGTMYLHYYSDRRGLCHIVPGIIGAVARDFFNSDITMEIVNRIEELERTGKKEHVVFLVTQRPLVTNPVSSGETQHQTPSEPPRSHTRRNAMHLTQEDLPGPCPRRRPPGCSLYRSHWEMVRGLVRLGKGKLLRGFEPVYPESLCVDLKTFCNAFPFHLVFDEQLRVCQAGVNLQRIVPGLQTRNICLDQYFLILHPEVTFTISSIRKFINSHFVLQTRRNMMPEAWRERPMLQLRGQMLWMASEGRMLYQASPLLRSLEELEERSMHLSDIAPHDVTRDLILLNQQRLAEMELSSQLERKKEELRLLSQHLEEERRKTETLLYAMLPRHVANQLKEGKTVEAGEFKECTILFSDVVTFTTICSQCEPLDIVNMLNSMYLRFDRLTTVHTVYKVETIGDAYMVVGGVPIPVSSHAERVANFALGMVLAAQEVINPVTGQPIQIRVGLHCGPVLAGVVGEKMPRYCLFGDTVNTASRMESHGLPNKIHLSPSVFQALYDKGFLLQERGEIEVKGKGKMTTYFLEKNLRVSELQLLGLSEPEERSGRPAGRHSALSTTDGEGAHHHPGAPEVQRRARKEDRHPTVPMRYADNLSEPPPSPQPPSAPLSKPPRDSESYGSLHSEDQSGDKLRNPSDDIKHTDQSENRCVDSPPAEGVTMVTPATGQPSLVT; from the exons ATGAGCGCTCCTTTTCGTCTAAACTGCTCGTCAACGTTCCAGTGTAACCTTGTAGAATCAATG TACGGGTTTATCAACACCTGTCTGAAGTCTTTGGTTGTCGAGAAATTTGGTGAAAAGACGTGGGTAAAACTCAG AGATGAAGCAGGCGTTCAGGATACCTTCCTGACGTACGAGGTGTACCCTGATGACATCACGATGCGGCTGGTCAGCGAGGCCTGCAAATTGCTGG ACGTTAAGCCGGAGGTGGTTCTGAGACAGTTCGGAGAATACTTCTTCGAGTTCTGTAAACGGTCCGGATACGACCACATGCTGCGAACTCTGGGGGGGAGTCTGTTCGAGTTCATAGAGAATCTGGACGCCCTCCACAGTTACCTGGCTCTTTCTTACAag GAAATGAATGCCCCATCATTTCGTGTGGAAAGGAACCTCGAAGGCACCATGTATCTTCATTACTATTCAGACCGGCGCGGCCTGTGCCACATCGTGCCTG GTATTATTGGCGCTGTTGCGAGAGATTTCTTCAACAGTGACATAACGATGGAGATCGTTAACCGGATCGAGGAGCTCGAGCGGACAGGGAAGAAGGAGCACGTCGTCTTCCTTGTCACCCAGCGGCCCTTAGTCACCAATCCCGTAAGCAGCGGCGAGACCCAACACCAGACCCCGTCTGAGCCGCCGCGGAGCCACACCAGGAGGAACGCCATGCACTTGACCCAGGAG GACCTTCCAGGCCCCTGTCCGAGGAGGCGGCCCCCGGGCTGCTCTCTCTACAGGAGCCACTGGGAGATGGTCCGGGGTCTGGTGAGGCTGGGGAAGG gtaaGCTTCTGAGGGGCTTTGAGCCAGTCTACCCTGAGAGTCTGTGTGTCGACCTGAAGACCTTCTGCAACGCCTTCCCCTTCCACCTGGTGTTTGATGAACAG CTGAGGGTGTGTCAGGCAGGGGTGAACCTCCAGCGTATCGTCCCCGGTCTGCAGACCAGAAACATCTGTCTGGACCAGTACTTCCTCATCCTGCACCCGGAGGTCACCTTCACCATCTCCAGCATCAGGAAGTTCATCAACAGCCACTTTGTGCTGCAGACCAGGAGGAACATGATGCCTGAGGCCTGGAGGGAACGACCCATGCTGCAgctgagag gtcagatgcTGTGGATGGCGTCGGAGGGCCGCATGCTGTACCAGGCGTCCCCTCTGCTGcgcagcctggaggagctggaggagcgcAGCATGCACCTGTCGGACATCGCCCCGCACGACGTGACCCGCGACCTCATCCTGCTCAACCAGCAGCGGCTGGCGGAGATGGAGCTGTCCAGCCagctggagaggaagaaggaggagctgCGGCTGCTGTCgcagcacctggaggaggagcgcaGGAAGACGGAGACGCTGCTGTACGCCATGCTGCCGCGCCACGTGGCCAACCAGCTGAAGGAGGGCAAGACGGTGGAGGCGG gtgaGTTTAAGGAGTGCACCATCCTGTTCAGTGATGTGGTCACCTTCACCACCATCTGCTCCCAGTGTGAGCCCCTGGACATCGTCAACATGCTCAACTCCATGTACCTGCGCTTCGACCGGCTCACCACCGTCCACACGGTCTACAAG gtgGAGACTATTGGGGATGCCTACATGGTGGTTGGTGGGGTGCCCATCCCAGTATCCAGCCACGCAGAGCGGGTGGCCAACTTTGCCCTGGGCATGGTGCTGGCTGCCCAGGAGGTCATCAACCCTGTCACTGGACAGCCCATACAG ATCCGAGTGGGTCTGCACTGTGGGCCGGTGCtggcgggggtggtgggggagaagATGCCTCGGTACTGTCTGTTTGGAGACACGGTCAACACTGCCTCACGCATGGAAAGCCACGGCCTGCCCAACAAGATCCACTTGAGCCCCAGTGTGTTCCA GGCTCTGTACGATAAGGGCTTCTTGCTGCAGGAGCGTGGAGAAATCGAGGTGAAGGGGAAGGGCAAGATGACCACCTACTTCCTGGAGAAGAACCTGCGTGTCAGCGAGCTGCAGCTGCTAGGTTTGTCTGAGCCCGAGGAGCGCTCCGGACGCCCGGCTGGACGCCACTCTGCCCTCTCTACCACGGACGGGGAGGGGGCCCACCACCACCCAGGGgcaccag aGGTGCAGCGGCGGGCGAGGAAAGAGGACAGACACCCCACCGTGCCCATGAGGTACGCAGACAACCTGAGcgagccccctccctccccccagcccccctccgcccccctgaGCAAACCTCCCCGGGACTCTGAGAGCTACGGCAGTCTACACAGTGAGGACCAATCAGGAGACAAGCTCCGGAACCCATCAGACGATATCAAACACACTGACCAATCAGAAAATAGATGTGTGGACA GTCCGCCTGCTGAGGGCGTCACCATGGTTACTCCCGCCACCGGACAGCCCAGTCTGGTCACCTGA
- the cep57 gene encoding centrosomal protein of 57 kDa isoform X2, which translates to MKTVSKQTSATVRDKDYPVIHPFINTHTPRHTLPSNAFPESSSKAILSALRNLQEKIRTLEKERGRAVQSIYTPEKTSTHTLTQPQRDKDTHSHADIAKHTDKHKHTDTHTHTDTHTHKDTHSQSGTHTKRVGERETSDKSACNQALVTQLAAAEARCSQLEKQLEHMRRMVRSAKSDRTTLLKQQVSMETSRSAYQSHDSCSGHAQLEKLERLEQEYLRLTGTQEHAERKIQELEIKLQEEQHQIKLVQDKANQIQTGLEANRILLQSVSPRPPRSRTKEKRPVSKTPVESPSHTQPHYRLSLGDVPFVTGTSPGCSHSVRANVQSVLSLLKQHQPQLCNARVLSHTPLDQSSAQAANHRRSDSGSSSSSSGGEELADLLVALQEELRHMSLEQQDLMRQAEECVSERERRELHRDQEDLLKKMERKGEQISKLHKHQTQVKRLRREVRGQKRGGRGEVRVTTTVTTRGRSAGVVKVGPGDRSKNNLKLLRDMKALQSSLRT; encoded by the exons ATGAAGACGGTGTCAAAACAAACCTCCGCCACCGTGCGGGATAAG GACTATCCTGTAATCCATCCttttatcaacacacacacacctcgacacACATTACCAAGCAACGCTTTTCCAGAGAGCAGCAGCAAAG cTATCTTGTCTGCCTTGAGGAACCTTCAGGAGAAGATCAGGaccctggagaaggagagaggccgGGCAGTACAGAGCATATACACACCGGAGaagacctcaacacacacactcacacagccccagagggacaaggacacacactctcatgctGACATAGccaagcacacagacaaacataaacacactgacacacacacccacactgacacacatacacacaaagacacacactctcagtcaggcacacacaccaagagggtgggagagagagaaaccagtgACAAGTCAGCATGTAACCAAG ccctggtGACCCAGCTAGCCGCAGCGGAGGCTCGCTGTAGCCAGCTTGAGAAGCAGTTGGAGCACATGAGGAGGATGGTCCGCAGTGCCAAGTCGGACAGGACCACCCTGCTCAAACAACAG GTTTCCATGGAGACATCCAGGTCAGCTTATCAGTCACATGACTCTTGTTCTGGGCATGCCCAGTTGGAGAAACTAGAGCGTCTGGAGCAGGAGTATTTGCGACTGACAGGCACGCAGGAgcatgcagag AGGAAGATCCAGGAGTTGGAGATCAagctgcaggaggagcagcaccaGATCAAGCTGGTCCAGGACAAAGCTAaccag ATACAGACAGGTTTGGAAGCCAATAGGATCCTGCTCCAGTCTGTATCTCCCCGCCCACCCAGAAGCAGAACCAAAGAGAAGAGACCTGTTTCTAAA acgCCTGTGGAgtcgccctcacacacacagcctcactacAGACTTAGTCTGGGGGACGTGCCATTTGTGACTGGAAcg TCTCCAGGTTGCAGTCACTCGGTCCGGGCCAACgtccagtctgtcctctctctgctgaAGCAACACCAGCCCCAGCTCTGTAACGCACGcgtcctctctcacaccccattgGACCAGAGTTCCGCCCAGGCAGCCAATCACAGGCGCTCAGACagtggctcctcctcttcctcttctggaggggaggagctagcAGACCTGTTGGTGGCATTACAGGAAGAGCTGCGACACATGAgcct ggagcAACAGGACCTGATGCGGCAGGCTGAAGAGTGTGTGTCGGAgcgtgagaggagagagctgcaCAGAGATCAGGAGGACCTACTGaagaagatggagaggaagggagagcagaTCAGCAAGTTACACAAACACcaaacacag gtcaagAGGTTGCGTAGGGAGGTGCGGGGTCAGAAGCGAGGGGGCAGAGGTGAGGTCAGGGTCACAACCACAGTGACTACTCGCGGTCGCTCAGCCGGAGTGGTCAAAGTTGGTCCGGGCGACCGCAGTAAGAACAATCTGAAACTGCTCCGTGACATGAAAGCCCTCCAGAGCTCCCTACGAACATGA
- the cep57 gene encoding centrosomal protein of 57 kDa isoform X1: MKTVSKQTSATVRDKDVTAPSGGFVMSDSLSLSSYKDYPVIHPFINTHTPRHTLPSNAFPESSSKAILSALRNLQEKIRTLEKERGRAVQSIYTPEKTSTHTLTQPQRDKDTHSHADIAKHTDKHKHTDTHTHTDTHTHKDTHSQSGTHTKRVGERETSDKSACNQALVTQLAAAEARCSQLEKQLEHMRRMVRSAKSDRTTLLKQQVSMETSRSAYQSHDSCSGHAQLEKLERLEQEYLRLTGTQEHAERKIQELEIKLQEEQHQIKLVQDKANQIQTGLEANRILLQSVSPRPPRSRTKEKRPVSKTPVESPSHTQPHYRLSLGDVPFVTGTSPGCSHSVRANVQSVLSLLKQHQPQLCNARVLSHTPLDQSSAQAANHRRSDSGSSSSSSGGEELADLLVALQEELRHMSLEQQDLMRQAEECVSERERRELHRDQEDLLKKMERKGEQISKLHKHQTQVKRLRREVRGQKRGGRGEVRVTTTVTTRGRSAGVVKVGPGDRSKNNLKLLRDMKALQSSLRT; this comes from the exons ATGAAGACGGTGTCAAAACAAACCTCCGCCACCGTGCGGGATAAG GACGTTACAGCGCCCTCTGGTGGGTTCGTGATGTCCGACAGTCTGTCTCTTTCATCCTACAAGGACTATCCTGTAATCCATCCttttatcaacacacacacacctcgacacACATTACCAAGCAACGCTTTTCCAGAGAGCAGCAGCAAAG cTATCTTGTCTGCCTTGAGGAACCTTCAGGAGAAGATCAGGaccctggagaaggagagaggccgGGCAGTACAGAGCATATACACACCGGAGaagacctcaacacacacactcacacagccccagagggacaaggacacacactctcatgctGACATAGccaagcacacagacaaacataaacacactgacacacacacccacactgacacacatacacacaaagacacacactctcagtcaggcacacacaccaagagggtgggagagagagaaaccagtgACAAGTCAGCATGTAACCAAG ccctggtGACCCAGCTAGCCGCAGCGGAGGCTCGCTGTAGCCAGCTTGAGAAGCAGTTGGAGCACATGAGGAGGATGGTCCGCAGTGCCAAGTCGGACAGGACCACCCTGCTCAAACAACAG GTTTCCATGGAGACATCCAGGTCAGCTTATCAGTCACATGACTCTTGTTCTGGGCATGCCCAGTTGGAGAAACTAGAGCGTCTGGAGCAGGAGTATTTGCGACTGACAGGCACGCAGGAgcatgcagag AGGAAGATCCAGGAGTTGGAGATCAagctgcaggaggagcagcaccaGATCAAGCTGGTCCAGGACAAAGCTAaccag ATACAGACAGGTTTGGAAGCCAATAGGATCCTGCTCCAGTCTGTATCTCCCCGCCCACCCAGAAGCAGAACCAAAGAGAAGAGACCTGTTTCTAAA acgCCTGTGGAgtcgccctcacacacacagcctcactacAGACTTAGTCTGGGGGACGTGCCATTTGTGACTGGAAcg TCTCCAGGTTGCAGTCACTCGGTCCGGGCCAACgtccagtctgtcctctctctgctgaAGCAACACCAGCCCCAGCTCTGTAACGCACGcgtcctctctcacaccccattgGACCAGAGTTCCGCCCAGGCAGCCAATCACAGGCGCTCAGACagtggctcctcctcttcctcttctggaggggaggagctagcAGACCTGTTGGTGGCATTACAGGAAGAGCTGCGACACATGAgcct ggagcAACAGGACCTGATGCGGCAGGCTGAAGAGTGTGTGTCGGAgcgtgagaggagagagctgcaCAGAGATCAGGAGGACCTACTGaagaagatggagaggaagggagagcagaTCAGCAAGTTACACAAACACcaaacacag gtcaagAGGTTGCGTAGGGAGGTGCGGGGTCAGAAGCGAGGGGGCAGAGGTGAGGTCAGGGTCACAACCACAGTGACTACTCGCGGTCGCTCAGCCGGAGTGGTCAAAGTTGGTCCGGGCGACCGCAGTAAGAACAATCTGAAACTGCTCCGTGACATGAAAGCCCTCCAGAGCTCCCTACGAACATGA
- the mre11a gene encoding double-strand break repair protein MRE11, with amino-acid sequence MTSENTMDDEDTFKILIATDIHLGYMEKDAVRANDTFQTLDEILKCAKSNQVDFILLGGDLFHENKPSRRCLHTCISLLRQYCMGDSPILFNILSDQAVNFSNSKFPWVNYEDDNLNISIPVFSVHGNHDDPTGADGLCALDLLSSAGLVNHFGRSQSVEKIEISPVLLQKGSTKLALYGIGSIPDERLYRMFVNNQVTMLRPKEDQDKWFNLFTIHQNRSKHGATNYIPEQFLDDFLDLVVWGHEHECLIEPSRNEQQLFYVTQPGSSVVTSLSPGEAVKKHIGLLRVKGRKMNLQKIPLQTVRQFFIQDLELADHPDLFTPDTPQVTKRVENFCCSKVEEMLEEAERDRMGSPLTPEKPLIRLRVDYSGGFETFNANRFSQKFVDRVANPKDIIHFLRQREKKDNAKGDDQIDFKQVFARTSVDGLRVEDLVKEYFQTAERTVQLSLLTAQSMGKAVQEFVDKEEKDAIEELVSYQLEKTQQHLKTRGLISQEDMDSEIQRFRDSKKNTAEEEEEVREALSRAKAHRLERGDNDRDPDLSDVPDDVTMDSDEDLAPPPPARGRGRGTKGRGVGRGRGRGAAAAEPKPAGRGCSQKALGGNPSQSRSIMEAFRAPSSRAARASTTAKSYTDDIEDDDDDEDDVSFVNKARPTQREVSSVSSKRSTQSQSQSHRGVMFDDDVDEDEFDPFKGSSRRRQR; translated from the exons ATGACGTCAGAGAACACAAT GGATGATGAGGACACCTTTAAGATCCTTATAGCCACAGACATTCACTTAGGCTACATGGAGAAAGATGCTGTACGCGCCAACGACACCTTCCAAACCCTGGACGAGATCCTGAAATGTGCCAAAAGcaaccag GTGGACTTCATCCTGCTGGGGGGGGATCTGTTTCATGAGAACAAGCCGTCTCGTCGCTGCCTccacacctgtatctccctgctGAGGCAGTACTGCATGGGAGACAGCCCCATCCTCTTCAACATCCTCAGCGACCAGGCGGTCAACTTCAGCAACAGCAA gttcccctgggtcaaCTATGAGGATGACAACCTTAACATCTCCATTCCTGTATTCAGTGTTCATGGTAACCATGACGATCCCACAGGG GCTGACGGCCTATGTGCGCTGGATTTGCTTAGCTCTGCTGGACTTGTCAATCACTTCGGCCGCAGCCAATCGGTGGAGAAGATTGAGATAAGTCCAGTCCTTCTCCAAAAAGGCAGCACAAAACTAGCTTTGTACGgcattg GTTCCATCCCTGACGAGCGCTTGTACAGGATGTTTGTCAACAACCAGGTAACCATGCTCCGGCCCAAAGAGGACCAGGACAAATGGTTCAACCTCTTTACCATCCAccagaacag gagcAAGCACGGGGCCACTAACTACATCCCGGAGCAGTTCCTGGATGACTTCCTGGACCTGGTGGTGTGGGGGCACGAGCACGAGTGCCTGATCGAGCCGTCCAGGAACGAGCAGCAGCTGTTCTACGTCACGCAGCCCGGCAGCTCCGtggtcacctccctctctcccggggAGGCCGTCAAGAA gcacatCGGCCTGCTGAGAGTGAAGGGCCGTAAGATGAACCTCCAGAAGATCCCCCTGCAGACCGTCCGACAGTTCTTCATCCAGGACCTGGAGCTGGCAGATCACCCTGACCTCTTCACCCCGGACACGCCCCAGGTCACCAAGCGTGTGGAGAACTTCTGCTGCAGCAAG gttgaaGAGATGTtggaggaagcagagagagacaggatggggAGCCCCCTCACCCCAGAGAAACCGCTCATACGActcagg gtggaCTATTCGGGGGGTTTTGAGACCTTCAACGCCAACCGCTTCAGTCAGAAGTTTGTGGACCGCGTGGCCAACCCCAAAGACATCATCCACTTCCTCCGACAACGAGAGAAGAAGGACAACGCCAAAG gagatGATCAGATTGACTTTAAGCAGGTGTTTGCCAGAACGTCTGTAGATGGTCTGAGAGTGGAGGATCTGGTGAAAGAGTACTTCCAGACAGCCGAgagg acgGTGCAGCTGTCCCTGCTGACGGCGCAGAGCATGGGGAAGGCGGTGCAGGAGTTTGTagacaaggaggagaaggacgccATCGAGGAGCTGGTCTCCTACCAGCTGGAGAAGACCCAGCAGCACCTGAAGACCCGAGGGCTGATCTCCCAGGAGGACATGGACTCAGAG ATCCAGCGCTTCAGAGACTCCAAGAAGAACactgctgaggaggaggaggaggtcagagag GCCCTCAGCAGAGCCAAAGCTCACCGTCTGGAACGAGGCGACAACGACCGAGACCCGGACCTATCAGACGTGCCCGACGACGTTACCATGGATTCTGATGAGGActtagcccctccccctccagcacgCGGCCGAGGAAGGGGGaccaaggggaggggggtcggccgggggagagggaggg gtgcagcTGCGGCTGAACCAAAGCCTGCAGGAAGAGGTTGTTCCCAGAAGGCTTTGGGGGGGAACCCCAGCCAGAGCAGGAGCATCATGGAGG cctTCCGAGCTCCATCGAGTAGAGCTGCCAGAGCATCGACCACAGCCAAGTCCTACACAGATGAT attgaggatgatgatgatgatgaagacgaTGTGTCCTTTGTGAATAAAGCTCGACCAACTCAgag gGAAGTCTCCTCAGTGTCCAGTAAGAGGAGCACTCAGAGCCAGAGCCAGTCTCACAGGGGTGTGATGTTTGATGACGATGTCGATGAG gATGAGTTTGACCCATTCAAAGGCTCCAGCAGGCGTCGACAGAGATAG
- the tmprss4a gene encoding transmembrane protease serine 4a isoform X2 produces the protein MTVPPKPQKPQKEGSKSKRVLFTVLTVLVVLGILATAIFFIKQLIESKFFFCSGSVKFIPLDQACDGKEDCSGGEDEKTCVSSLTVNTTFPVRLLGNSSVLQVYSSGPGWMTVCSDDWTQQHTDTACKQLGYTHTPSSRPVQVGTLSSAIKTGVFSSVIAASKTTPINLSVTQRKVCPSGSVISLTCSDCGHVGIQERIVGGSDAVIENWPWQVSLQQNGQHSCGGSLVSPNWVVTAAHCFSGSKKEVSRWRVVSGRTYMGTLGGSSVDRIILNGEYRPTANDYDLAMMRLSSPIAVGGSRLPVCLPPKDLYLPAEASMVVTGWGYLEEKGKVSPVLQKANVPLISTSQCSSSNIYGSAITPRMLCAGFKEGKVDACQGDSGGPLVYLSGRWRLVGVVSWGVGCARAGRPGVYSNVDEMLNWIHTVMEANP, from the exons ATGACGGTCCCACCGAAACCCCAGAAGCCCCAGAAGGAGGGTTCAAAGAGCAAGAGGGTTCTGTTCACGGTCCTCACTGTACTGGTGGTACTGGGAATACTGGCCACAGCTATTTTCTTCA tcaAGCAGCTGATCGAAAGCAAGTTCTTCTTCTGCTCGGGTTCGGTGAAGTTCATCCCTTTAGACCAGGCTTGTGACGGCAAGGAGGACTGTtcagggggagaggatgagaaaacCTGCGTGTCCAGTCTCACAGTCAACACCACCTTTCCag TGCGTCTCCTGGGCAACAGCAGTGTGCTGCAGGTCTACAGTTCTGGGCCGGGCTGGATGACTGTGTGTAGTGATGACTGGACccaacagcacacagacacagcctgtAAACAGCTGGGATACACACA tacCCCCAGCAGCCGTCCCGTCCAGGTGGGAACCCTCTCCTCGGCCATCAAGACCGGAGTCTTTTCATCCGTCATCGCCGCGTCCAAGACCACGCCCATAAACCTGTCTGTCACCCAACG CAAAGTGTGCCCCTCAGGATCTGTGATCTCCTTAACTTGCTCAG actgtggGCATGTGGGGATCCAGGAGCGTATTGTGGGGGGTTCTGACGCCGTCATAGAGAACTGGCCCTGGCAGGTCAGCCTGCAGCAAAACGGACAGCACTCCTGTGGAGGCTCGCTGGTGTCACCTAACTGGGTCGTCACGGCAGCACACTGCTTCTCTGG gaGTAAGAAGGAGGTGAGCAGGTGGAGGGTGGTGTCCGGGAGGACCTACATGGGGACTCTGGGAGGCTCCAGTGTGGACAGGATCATCCTGAACGGAGAGTACCGCCCCACTGCCAACGACTACGACCTGGCCATGATGAGGCTCAGCAGCCCCATCGCCGTGGGAG ggTCACGTCTGCCAGTGTGTCTGCCCCCCAAGGATCTGTACCTCCCTGCTGAGGCCTCCATGGTGGTGACAGGCTGGGGATACCTGGAGGAGAAAG ggaaGGTATCTCCAGTGCTCCAGAAGGCCAACGTCCCCCTCATCTCCACATCTCAGTGCTCCAGTTCCAACATCTACGGCTCTGCCATCACTCCCAGGATGCTTTGCGCCGGCTTCAAGGAGGGCAAGGTCGACGCCTGTCAG GGCGACAGTGGCGGCCCCCTGGTCTACCTGTCGGGGCGCTGGAGGCTGGTGGGCGTGGTCAGCTGGGGGGTTGGCTGTGCGAGGGCGGGCCGTCCAGGCGTGTACTCTAACGTGGATGAGATGCTCAACTGGATACACACTGTCATGGAG GCAAACCCTTGA
- the tmprss4a gene encoding transmembrane protease serine 4a isoform X1 has translation MRTATTIAVLESTRPLHPTEPVVPRPGRRRKSMTVPPKPQKPQKEGSKSKRVLFTVLTVLVVLGILATAIFFIKQLIESKFFFCSGSVKFIPLDQACDGKEDCSGGEDEKTCVSSLTVNTTFPVRLLGNSSVLQVYSSGPGWMTVCSDDWTQQHTDTACKQLGYTHTPSSRPVQVGTLSSAIKTGVFSSVIAASKTTPINLSVTQRKVCPSGSVISLTCSDCGHVGIQERIVGGSDAVIENWPWQVSLQQNGQHSCGGSLVSPNWVVTAAHCFSGSKKEVSRWRVVSGRTYMGTLGGSSVDRIILNGEYRPTANDYDLAMMRLSSPIAVGGSRLPVCLPPKDLYLPAEASMVVTGWGYLEEKGKVSPVLQKANVPLISTSQCSSSNIYGSAITPRMLCAGFKEGKVDACQGDSGGPLVYLSGRWRLVGVVSWGVGCARAGRPGVYSNVDEMLNWIHTVMEANP, from the exons ATGAGG ACTGCTACGACCATTGCAGTATTAGAGAGTACTAGACCCCTGCATCCTACTGAACCAG tcgTCCCCAGGCCCGGCAGACGCAGAAAGTCAATGACGGTCCCACCGAAACCCCAGAAGCCCCAGAAGGAGGGTTCAAAGAGCAAGAGGGTTCTGTTCACGGTCCTCACTGTACTGGTGGTACTGGGAATACTGGCCACAGCTATTTTCTTCA tcaAGCAGCTGATCGAAAGCAAGTTCTTCTTCTGCTCGGGTTCGGTGAAGTTCATCCCTTTAGACCAGGCTTGTGACGGCAAGGAGGACTGTtcagggggagaggatgagaaaacCTGCGTGTCCAGTCTCACAGTCAACACCACCTTTCCag TGCGTCTCCTGGGCAACAGCAGTGTGCTGCAGGTCTACAGTTCTGGGCCGGGCTGGATGACTGTGTGTAGTGATGACTGGACccaacagcacacagacacagcctgtAAACAGCTGGGATACACACA tacCCCCAGCAGCCGTCCCGTCCAGGTGGGAACCCTCTCCTCGGCCATCAAGACCGGAGTCTTTTCATCCGTCATCGCCGCGTCCAAGACCACGCCCATAAACCTGTCTGTCACCCAACG CAAAGTGTGCCCCTCAGGATCTGTGATCTCCTTAACTTGCTCAG actgtggGCATGTGGGGATCCAGGAGCGTATTGTGGGGGGTTCTGACGCCGTCATAGAGAACTGGCCCTGGCAGGTCAGCCTGCAGCAAAACGGACAGCACTCCTGTGGAGGCTCGCTGGTGTCACCTAACTGGGTCGTCACGGCAGCACACTGCTTCTCTGG gaGTAAGAAGGAGGTGAGCAGGTGGAGGGTGGTGTCCGGGAGGACCTACATGGGGACTCTGGGAGGCTCCAGTGTGGACAGGATCATCCTGAACGGAGAGTACCGCCCCACTGCCAACGACTACGACCTGGCCATGATGAGGCTCAGCAGCCCCATCGCCGTGGGAG ggTCACGTCTGCCAGTGTGTCTGCCCCCCAAGGATCTGTACCTCCCTGCTGAGGCCTCCATGGTGGTGACAGGCTGGGGATACCTGGAGGAGAAAG ggaaGGTATCTCCAGTGCTCCAGAAGGCCAACGTCCCCCTCATCTCCACATCTCAGTGCTCCAGTTCCAACATCTACGGCTCTGCCATCACTCCCAGGATGCTTTGCGCCGGCTTCAAGGAGGGCAAGGTCGACGCCTGTCAG GGCGACAGTGGCGGCCCCCTGGTCTACCTGTCGGGGCGCTGGAGGCTGGTGGGCGTGGTCAGCTGGGGGGTTGGCTGTGCGAGGGCGGGCCGTCCAGGCGTGTACTCTAACGTGGATGAGATGCTCAACTGGATACACACTGTCATGGAG GCAAACCCTTGA